The genomic stretch TGGCGCTTTACCGGGGCATTCCGATGATGTCGAACGCCATCATCATCGGCCTCTTCATCGCGCTCTTTGCCTACATGTTCCAGCGCGGTCTGCAGGGTGCCCGCAGACGCATCCAGGTCGGATACCTGATCACCGCACTCATCCTCGGCCCCGGCCTGCTGATCGACGTCGTACTCAAGGATCACTGGGGACGGGCACGCCCGGCAAAGGTCACCGAATTCGGCGGCGCCGCGACCTTCTCGCCTGCCATCATTCCGTCCGATCAGTGCGGCAAGAACTGCTCGTTCGTCAGTGGCCACGCATCGGCCGGCTTCTATTTCGTCAGCCTCGGCTTTCTCGGCGGGGTCGCAGCCCGCCGGCGCTGGACACTGATCGGACTCGGACTCGGTGGCGTGTTCGGATTTGGTCGCGTCGCGCAAGGCGGACATTTTCTGAGCGACATCGTCTTCAGCTTCTACGCGACCTGGTTCGCCGCCTGGCTGGCATGGGTGATCTTCAGGAAGCTGGGCTGGCTGAGCGACCCCGACGAGTTGGCAGAGACAACCCCGGGCTGATCGCCGCGCCCGACCTCAGACCCGTCTCCACATTCATCGACCTTGCAAGGTTTCGCCGTGGAAACGGCAGCCACGTCAGCGCGGCTTGCTTGCCGTCCGCGACTTGAGAAAGGCCAGTTCAGCCTGGCGCTTCTTCAGCGAATCGTTGAGCTCGACGAGCTGACGCTCGAGCTCGGCGCGGGTCGCCCGCTCCATTTCGAGGTCAAGGCGACCGACGCTGAGCGCTGCACCAAGGCGCTGGTTCTCTTCCTCGAGCGCCTGCACCTTTACACCGTATGCAAGATCGGTGTCCAGATACCACACCAGCGCCAGCACAAAAGTGAGCAAAGCGCCGCCAAGCGCGGCAAGAATGACGCGCTTGCGCTGATCTGCAGCGATGCGGTCGCTGACGGCGTCCTCTCCCAGGCGACGCGGGCGAAAACCTCCGAAACGGTTCACCGTAGCACTGTGTCAGGAGTTGTCGAGGTAGCGCAGGGGATTGACGAAGGCCCCGTTGCGCAGCACTTCGAAGTGCAGATGCGCGCCGGTCGAACGGCCGGTCGAGCCTACCGCGGCAATCCGTTGCAAGGGCGTCACCACGTCGCCCACCTTCACGAACAGGCGCGAACAGTGCGCATAGCGACTGACCAGCCCGTTACCGTGATCGATTTCGACCAGATAGCCGTACTCGCGGTGATAGCCGGAAAAAACAACCCGACCGCCCGCGCTGGCATGAATCGGGGTACCTGCACGCGCCTGGAAATCGAGACCGGAGTGAAACGCGCTGCGGCCGTTGAACGGATCTACCCGGGTACCGAAAGACGAGTTACGGCGCCCGCCAGGGACCGGATTGCGGCTCGGAAAAGCCATCTGCGCAAGGTCGAGTTCCGTGGTCACCCGATCGACCTCGAACAGCACGGCGCTCAGACGCTCAAGTTCGTATTCGAGATCGGTCAGGCCAGCCCCCTGATCGTCGAACGCCGTCAGCGCGCCATCCGCATTACCCGTACTGCCAAGCAGCGAGATCAACGGGCCGCCGCTCGCTCCGACCACCTTTTTGGCTGCTTCGGACTGCGTGGAAGCCGTCTTTCCGGCGTCTGCCGCCGGAAGTCCAGCTGGGGCAACTGCAGCACTTTCGGCACTCTTGTCTTTGCCCTTGAGTACGCCCACGCGCTTGGCGAGGGTCAGCGCCTCGGACTCGAGTCGGGCAAGCTTGCCGGAAATCTCGCCCAGACGATCGACCAGAAAGCGACCTTCAGGATGGTCCACACTCAGCGGAGAGGCGGGGGTATCGACCTCGGCACGCCCCACACCGACGCCGAGCGCGAAGGCGCCACCGGCCACTGCAAGCAGGGTTCCTGACGCGATCAGGATCAGCGCGCGCGAACTCAGCGTGCGGACACGCGAGCGGTTGACGCGTCCCATGGAAAGAATGACCAGTGCCATCCCCTTCCTCCGATAAGTGCCAAGCAGCCAGATGAATCGCGGCGTGCGGCCTGATAGTGGGGTGTGCCGACCACAGTGGCGGATACATCCCCGCACAACTGATTTGGTCAAACACAAAACAGCAGGAGTCTATCACTAAGTTCGGATCATGGAAGCACTGCAAATATCGGCAGCCGTAAACGCACAACGGCGGCCTGAGCCGCCGTTGTGCCTTGATACCGAAGTACGCTTTACTTGGTTGCGTGCGTCGACAGGCTCAGCCAGGTCGAGACCACGGTGTCCGGGTTCAGCGAAATGGTCTGAATGCCTTCATCCATGAGCCACTCGGCAAAGTCTGCGTGGTCCGACGGGCCCTGACCACAGATGCCGACGTACTTGTCGAGACGATTGGCCGACTTGATCGCCATCGACAGCAGCGCCTTCACCGCTTCGTCGCGCTCGTCGAAGGCATGCGCCACCAGACCAGAGTCGCGGTCCAGGCCCAGCGTGAGCTGGGTCAGGTCGTTGGAACCAATCGAGAAGCCGTCGAAGAACTCGAGGAACTTGTCAGCCAGCAGCGCGTTGGACGGGATCTCGCACATCATGATGAGCTTGAGATCGTTCACGCCACGCTTCAGGCCATGCTCGGCGAGCAGATCCACCACGCCGGACGCCTCTTCGAGGTTGCGCACGAACGGAATCATGATCTGGACGTTGGTCAGACCCAGCTCGTTGCGTACCTTGCGCATTGCGGCGCATTCCATCTCGAAGCAGTCACGGAAGGAGTGCGCGATGTAACGCGACGCGCCGCGGAAGCCCAGCATCGGGTTTTCCTCTTCCGGCTCGTAGATGTCACCACCGAGCAGCTTGCGGTACTCGTTCGACTTGAAGTCGGACATGCGTACGATCACAGGCTTCGGATAGAAAGCGGCAGCAATCGTGGCCACACCTTCGACCAGCTTCTCGATGAAGAACTGCTTGGGCGTGGCGTAGCCGCGCGAACGGCGATTGATCTCGTCGCGCAGGCTGGCCGGCACCTGGCCCAGTTCGAGGATGGCCTTCGGGTGAATGCCGATCATGTTGTTGATGACGAACTCGAGACGGGCAAGACCAACGCCGCCGTTGGGGATCTGCGCGAACTCGAAGGCGAGTTCGGGGTTACCCACGTTCATCATGATCTTCACCGGGATCTCGGGCAGGTTGCCCATGTCGGTGGTGATGACCTCGAACTCGAGCTTGCCGCGATACACGTAACCGGTGTCGCCTTCGGCGCAGGACACGGTCACCGAATCGCCTTCGGAGAGGATGTCGGTGGCGTTGCCGCAACCCACGATGGCCGGAATGCCAAGCTCACGCGCGATGATCGCTGCGTGGCAGGTACGACCGCCACGGTTGGTGACGATGGCGCTGGCGCGCTTCATCACCGGCTCCCAGTTGGGATCGGTCATGTCCGTCACCAGGATGTCGCCAGCCTGGACGCGGTTCATTTCGGACGCATCCTTGACCACGCGCACGGTGCCGGCGCCGATCTTCTGACCGATGGCGCGACCGTGGGTCAGTGCCTTGCCGTACTGCTTGAGGCGGTACTTCTCCATCACGTGGCCGGAGGACTGGCTCTTCACCGTCTCAGGACGTGCCTGGAGGATGTACAGCTTGCCGTCGACGCCGTCCTTGCCCCACTCGATGTCCATCGGGCGACCGTAGTGCTTCTCGATGACCACTGCGTAGCGCGCGAGTTCGAGCACATCTTCGTCGGTCAGCGAGAAGCGGTTGCGATCGGCCTCGGGCACATCGATCGTGCGCACCGACTTGCCGGCTTCCTTCTTGTCCGCGAACACCATCTGGATGAGCTTGGAACCGAGGTTGCGGCGAACCACAGCCGGACGGCCCAGTGCCAGCATGGGCTTGTGCACGTAGAACTCGTCAGGGTTCACCGCACCCTGGACGACCGTCTCACCCAGGCCGTAGGATGACGTGATGAAAACGACGTCCTTGAAGCCGGATTCGGTATCGATGGTGAACATGACGCCGGACGCACCGGTATCCGAACGCACCATGCGCTGCACGCCAGCCGACAGCGCAACGTCGGCGTGTGCAAAATCCTTATGAACGCGATAGGCGATCGCGCGGTCGTTGTACAGGGAAGCAAACACTTCCTTCATGGCGTGGAGAATGTTCTCGTAGCCATGAATGTTGAGGAAGGTTTCCTGCTGGCCGGCAAAGGATGCGTCGGGCAGGTCTTCCGCGGTGGCCGAAGAGCGAACGGCAAAGCTGCCCTCGCCTTCAGAGGTGATCTTCTCGTAAGCCGACTTGATCTCGGATTCGAGCTGGGCCGGGAACGGGGTGTCGACGATCCACTGACGAATCTCGGCACCGACCTTGACCAGCGCATCAACGTCGTCGACGTTGAGGGCATCAAGCGCGGCATTGATCCGGTCAGCCAACCCGTTGTGAGCAAGGAACTCGCGATAGGCGTCGGCAGTGGTGGCAAAACCACCCGGAACGCGAACGCTCGAAGGCAGCTGGCTGATCATCTCGCCGAGCGAGGCGTTCTTTCCGCCGACCTTGTCGACATCGGTCATGCGAAGTTCTACGAAGGGAATGACGTAACGGCTCATGAGTGGCTTCCGGATTCCATGAAGTGACAGCAAAATGCGATTTTACAGAAAAATTGTGCTCTGCCGCACGGCAGGGTATGCCCTAATCACAATTTGACACATCAGAAAGAGCCCTCGCACATGAGCAACCTTCCGAACCGGACAGTTTTTTTCATCTCCGACGGCACCGGCATCACCGCGGAAACACTGGGACACAGCCTGCTGGCACAATTCCCGGACGCCCGTTTCCGCCAGGTCCGGATCCCCTTTGTCGATGATCTCGACAAGGCGATTGAATGTGCAAGTCACATTCGAGACGCATTTGTTACCGATGGCACACGGCCAATCGTGTTCAGTACCCTGGTCAATCCCAAGATGGTCGAGGCCTTGCACAAGGCCGACGCCCTGTTTCTGGAACTCTTCGACCGCTTCATCGGCCCGCTCGAGTCCGAACTCGGACAACGCTCGACCCACGCCGTCGGCCGCTTTCACGGCATTGCCGACAGCAACGACTACAAGAACCGCATCGAGGCAATCAACTTCGCGATGGCCCACGACGACGGCATTTCGTCCGACGGCGAACTGGCCGAAGCGGATGTCATCCTGGTTGGCGTCTCCCGTTCGGGAAAAACCCCAACCAGCCTCTACCTTGCCATGCAGTTCGGCGTGAAGGCCGCCAATTATCCGCTTATTCCCGAAGATTTCGAGCGCAACAAGCTCCCCGGCGAACTTCATCGCTACCGGAGCAAGCTCTTCGGGCTCACCATCGCCCCCGAACGGCTGTCGCAAATCCGCCAGGAACGCAGGCCCAACAGTCGCTATGCATCGCATGACAACTGCACCTACGAAATCGACGCAGCGCAAAAATTGATGCGCCGCGAAAACATCCGCTGGCTCGACTCCACCACCAAGTCCATCGAGGAAATCTCGGCCACCATCCTGCAAACCGTCCGCCTCAACAAGCCGGCTTACTGAACCGCGTACGCTAGAATGGCTCAAAGTGTTTGAGAGCTTATCCGAACACATCATTGCCATACAGGACATGAGATGAAAAGACCGCGCATCAAGCGCCGCGGCGGCATTGGCCGCCTTGCTGAACAACTTGTCTGGCTCTCCTCCGGCCTGGCCGAATCCGGCTGCCGGGTAGAGGACCGCTACTGGGAAGAGCGCCTGACAGGCGCTATCGACAGCGTTCTGGGCAACGACGACGAAGACACACTGAACGGCGCACTCGATCGCCTGTTCGGGAGCGAGAGCCCGGGCTACGACGAGCTTGCGGATCACATCGAGTCGCGCGCCGAATCAGCCGCAGGCATTGCCACCGACCACGACATCCTGCTCATCGCCGCGCCCATCCTCGCGTGGTCACGATTCAGCATCCCCGCTACGTCCCTGTCGGCCTCGACGCTGGCAAACCTGCGCGTGCACCTGCAGGCGCACGTGCTCGCCTCGAATACGCAGCTGGCGATTGCCGACTTCCTCTTCAGCCCCGACCAGCTGCCTCAGGGCTACTGCGCTACGGCAGGCTTTGCAGGACTGGCCGGACGTGCCGCCATCAGCGGGCAGGACTTGCACATCGACACAGCCGGCATGCCGGAAACATCACAGTTTCTGTCCGACACGCGGTATCTGCTCGCTGCGGTTGCCGTGCGCAAGGGCGAAGCACTGTTCCGCTGGCAGGAGCAGGATGGCAGCCGCGAACAGGCGCTTACGCAGTGGCGCAGCCAGGGCGGCGCTTGCCTCGCCCCCCTGATGCCGGGCTGCGTCCTCGAGTTCGTGCTGCCCGAAGCCTACTTCAGTGCCAGCCGGGCAGCCGACAAGGCCAGCAGACCCTACTCCATCCGGGCCTCGGTTGCCTTCCTCGGTGCAGCGCTCGACGCCCCGGCCCCCAAGCTGCTGGCGGTGATCGCACCGTTCAGGGATGACGAGATCGAGGAATACCGCATTGGTTTCACCATGCATGGCCGGGAAGACGTGCTGCATGGCGTCGTATGGCCCCTGCTGGGTGCAGAGGATGAAACCATCGACGTGCCTGCGGAGATCGAAGCCGTGCTGCGCGAATGCGGCGTCGGCGAGGTGCGCTACCTCGATCACCGTTTCCCGCTGGAATACTGCGAGGACTGTGGCGCCCCGATGTACCCCTCGCCCGAGGGCGAGATCATGCACGCCGAAATGCCCGAAGAGCAGACCGAACACGTGCCGCGCCACCTGCACTGAGCGCGCACAGGAGCCCAACATGAGTCGCAAGATTGAAAAAACCGATGCAGCCTGGCGCGAACTGCTGACATCCATCCAGTACCACGTCGCGCGCGAGAAAGGCACTGAACGCGCCTTTACCGGGGAATACTGGGATACCTGGGACAAGGGCGAGTACCACTGCGTATGCTGCGACGCACCGCTCTTTGCCTCCGAGCACAAGTTCGATGCCGGTTGCGGCTGGCCCAGTTTCTGGACCGCCGCCGAAGCGGACAACGTCGAGTCTGCAGAAGACAACAGCCATTTCATGCGCCGCACCGAGGTGCTGTGCCATCAGTGCGGCGCTCACCTGGGACACGTGTTCGAGGACGGCCCCCAGCCGACCGGCCTGCGCTACTGCATCAATTCGGCATCGATCCGCTTCATCCCCGAGGAGAAATCCGGGGACTGAGCTGACAAACCCTGCTTCGGGCCCTCAGGCCTGGAGCAGGAAGTCGCGCACCACCGCAATCTGCGCCGGGTCCATCAGCATCGGCGCATGGCCGACCCCTGCAAACTCGACGATCTTTGCCTTGGGGCCGCGCACCGCCATGGCCTCGAGCGTTTCGTGCTCCAGCAGATCTGACTCGGCCCCGCGCAGGGCCAGGGTCGTGCAGCCAACCCGTTCGTAGGTGTCCCACATGTCGATGTCCATCACGATCGGAATCTGACGGAAAGCCTCGCCGATACCCGGGTCATAGACCATCGCAAAACCATCGGCCACCGGTCTCACGGTGTATTGGGTCAGGTGGCGCCACTGGGCATCGGTCAGCGGACCGAAAGGAGCGCTGACCTCGCGGACATAGGCCTCTGCGAACTCCATCGACGGAAAAACCGGCGCAGTGCCCACATAGGGCCCGATCCGGCGCAGGGACGCTGCGGTGATCACCGGCCCCACATCGTTGAGCACAAGCCGGCTGATCGGCGAATGCGGCTGACTGGCGATCAGCATGCCGATGATGCCGCCCATCGAGGTTCCCACCCAATGCACCTTGTCGACATTGAGCCGGGCGATGAGCGTGATCATGTCGGAGACATAGAGCGGAAAGCCGTAATCCGACTTGACCCCGAGCCAGTCACTCCGACCGCGCCCCACCACATCCGGACAAATCACCCGGTACTCGTCCGAGAGCGCAAGCGCGAGATCGTCGAAGTCGCGCCCGTTGCGTGTCAGGCCGTGAGCGCAGATCACGACCCGCGGATTGTCCCGGTCGCCCCACTCGGTGTAAGCCATGCGATGCAGGCCATGCGGGCCGATGCATTGAACCGAGCCTTCACGCAGCCCGCGGTAGGGCCGTACCGGCGCGGGAGGCGCCTTGAACAGATTGCGCAAGTTGTCGAGCAGGCTCATTGCATAGCACCGGTAATCAGAATGGTTCGAGTCTAGCACCATCCGTGCCAGTCCACGATTCATCCCACGAGTGCCGGCGGGTACCAGAAGCCCCTCCAGTTCACGCCTGGGCCGACCGCATCAATCAGCCCGGATCAAGCCTCAGAACCGAACCCTCGGTTTCTTCGAGCAACCACAACTTGCCGTCCGGGCCCTGACGAACATCCCGGATACGACGTCCGAAATCCTCCAGCAGCCGCTCGGCCTCGCGCACCTTGCCGCCCTCCTCGATCATTCGCGCCAGCAAGCGGAATTTGAGTGCCCCAACGAACAGGTTGCCCTTCCACCCCGGATAGACATCACCGGTGTAGAAGCTCATGCCCGACGGCGCAATCGAGGGCGTCCATTGGTGACGAGGCGGTTCGACATCGGCTCGCTCCGTGCCTTCGCCGATGCGCGTGCCGACGACATACTCCCGGCCATAGGTGATCACCGGCCAGCCGTAGTTGCGCCCAGGCAGGATCTCGTTGATCTCGTCGCCCCCCTGCGGACCGTGCTCCTGCGCCCACAGCACGCCGGTCAACGGATGCAGGGCAGCGCCCTGGACGTTGCGATGACCGTAGGACCAGATCTCCGGCAGCGCGCCCGCCTTGCCGACGAAGGGGTTGTCGGGCGGGACCGAGCCATCGGGACGGATGCGGACGATCTTCCCCATATGGCTGTCCAGATCCTGCGCACGGTCACGGAAACTGTAGCGATCGCCAAGCGTGACGAAGAGATTGCCGTCACGCCCGAAAACGAGCCGAGAACCCCAGTGATGGCCGCCCGACGGGGCCTCGTTCTGCGCAAAGATGATCTTCACCTCGCTCAACTTCAGCGTCTCGCTGTCGAGCACTGCGCGCGCCACCGCGGTGCGCGCCCCCGCCTTGGTGGGCTGGGCAAAGGAGAAGAAAATCGTGCGATCCGATGCATACGCGGGACTGAGCACGACATCGAGCAAGCCGCCCTGCCCGCGCGCGTGCACTTCTGGCACCCCCGCGATCGGCGCAGACACCGTGCCCTGTGGCGAGACGATGCGCATGCGCCCCGGCCGCTCAGTCACCAGCATGCGGCCATCGGGCAGGAAGGCCAGAGACCAGGGCGTCTTAAGCCCGCTCGCCACCACTGTCACCCGTACCGGGTTCGCTGCCTGTGCCACGCCAACCACGAGCAACAGCAGCATCGACAGCAGCCCGCCCCTCAACCGCCCGCCCATGCCGAACATGCGTCGTTCTCCGGCCATCTTCAACCTCCCGATTCGGGCTTTCGCCCAAGGCTTCATCTAGATCTGAGGCAGCAGCACGCTGAAATCGTTCGCAGCACAAACACGGCCCTGCACATGTCATGTCGAATCGTACAAACTACGATCAAATGCTTTGAAAATGCTACCATTTGCGCCATGCAGGAGAGAAAATGCTGACAAACGACAATCCCGGCCCGAGCACGCCGGAACCTCAACACGGCGGCACCGAAGGCCGGACGACGGAGCGCGTCGACCGCCGTGGCATCCAGTCCATCGAGGTCGGCGGCACCTTGTTGCAGGCGCTGGTGCGAAACGGCACGCCGATGATGCTCAAGGACCTTGCGCGCGAGGCCGGCATGCCGCCCGCAAAGGCCCACCCCTACCTGGTGAGCTTCGGCAAGCTCGGACTCATTGAACAGGACCCCGTCACGGGTCGCTACGGCTTGGGACCGTTCTCTCTGCAAATGGGCCTGACCGCACTGCACGCGCTCGACCCGATCAAGGCGGCAATGCCCGAAATCGCCAGGCTGGCAGACGACATCCAGCTCAACGTAGCAATCGCGGTATGGGGTAACCGTGGCCCCACGATCATCCGCATCGAAGAGTGTCACCGCCCGATCCATATCAACATGCGTCCGGGCACGGTGATGACGCCGCTGATGCTCACGGCCACCGGCCGTGTCTTTGCAGCCTTCCTGCCCGACCGCATCACTCGCCCGCTGGTGGAGGAAGAACTCTCGCAGCTGGGTGCAGGCGAACAGCCGGCGCTCAAGATGTCAAAGCGCCATGTCGACGAGATTTTGAGCGATGTGCGCAAGCATGGCATCGCGCGCGCCCTCGGTCACCCGATTCCGGGCATCAATGCATTCTGCGCCCCGGTATTCGACAACAGCGGGGCACTTTCGCTGGCCATTACCGCGATGGGCCCCGCGGGCGCTTTCGACACCGACTGGAACGGCAGCACTGCCACCAAGGTGCTTGCCTGCGCGCGCGAAATTTCCGGCCGACTGGGCAATATCACGGGCGCGGGCTGAACACGACGGGGCAATCGCTGCCCCGGCGGCACCTTACTCGGCGTCGGGCTGATTACCCGGCGCGGCGAGGCGGAAGGCTTCGAGGTCTTCGCAGCGTTCGGCAATGCGACTGATCACTGGCAGCGCGTCCATTCGGCAATTGAAGCGACGCGCATTGAACACCTGCGGCACGAGACAGCAATCTGCCAGCGTGGGCGTGTCGCCATGGCAGAACGCACCGGTGCGCGCATCGACCGCCAGCATCGCTTCGACCGCGGCGAGCCCCAGTTCGACCCAGTGCCGATACCACGCACTCTTCTGCTCGTCACTCGCGCCCAGATCGCGCCCGAGGTACTGCAGCACGCGCAGGTTGTTGAGCGGATGGATATCGCAGGCAATGGTCTGAGCAATCGCGCGGATACGGGCGCGGTCGACCGGTGTCCCCGGCAGCAGCGCTGGCTCGGGGTGGGTTTCATCCAGATACTCGATGATCGCCATCGACTGGGTCATCACCCGGCCCCCTTCTGCGAGCGCAGGCACCAGGGCCGCAGGATTGACCGCAAGGTAGTCTTCCTGCCGGTGTTCCCCGCCGGTGCGGGTCAGGTGGACGGGAATCGACTCATAGTCCAGCCCCTTCAGATTGAGGGCAATACGCACGCGATAGGCAGCCGAACTGCGGAAATAGGTATAGAGCTTCATGGTGTCTCCTGTATTGACCCGGCAAGGCGCCACCCCGAGCATACGCAGCAAGACCCGGCCTGTTCAAGACCGGGTCCTGCACCTCGGCATTTTCGCCCCGACAGCATGCAGCTGCCGGCACCCGACTCAGCGCTTGTACTTCTCGATCAGACTCTTCGCGCTGTCGAGCATGGCCTGCCCGGGGTAACCCTTACCGTTCATCTCATCGACCCACTCGGTCGCCAGCTTGTCGCCTTCCTTGCGCCACGAAACCAGTTCCGAGGCAGGAATGGTGTTGAACACGTTACCGTGATCAACCGCCTGCTGACGCGCAGCCGGCGCGGACTCATCCCACACGCGACCGATCTGGGCCGAGAAATCGGCACCGGAGTTATTGTCGATCACCTTTTTCAGGTCCGCCGGCAGGCTGTCGTACTTTGCCTTGTTCATGGCAATGACAAACACCGCCGTGTACAGGGCCGGTTCGGCAGGATCGGTTTCGGTGTGATACTTCGTGAGTTCCTGCAGCTTCATCGTGGGAATCACCTCCCACGGCAGGACGTAGCCGTCGATCACGCCCTTGGACATTGACTCGGTAACCGCGGGCAGCGGCATCGCGACGGGTGCGGCACCGAAAGCAGCCAGCATCTTGTTGGTAAGCCGGGTGGGGGCGCGCATCTTCAGGCCATTGAAATCGGCCATCGTCTTGATCTGCTTGTTGCCGTGCACGAACCCGTTGTCATGCACGTGGAAGGCCAGCGGCTTGACCCGTGCAAAGTCCTTCTGCCCATACTTCTCGACATAGTCCCAGACGGCACGGCTGGTCGATTCGGCCGAGCGCGACATGAACGGAAGCTCGAACACCTCGACCGACGGGAAACGCCCCGCCGTGTAGCCGGGCAAGGTCCACACAATGTCGGCCACGCCATCGGTGGCCTGCTGGATCAGCTGCGGTGGTGTGCCGCCAAGCTGCATCGAGGGGTAGATCTGACATTTCAGCCGGTTCGCAGACTCCTTGGCGATTTTCTCGCACCAGGGCAGCAACACCTTCTGCTGCGACAGGGCTGCCGACGGCCAGAAGTGCGCCACCTTGAGCGTGATCTCCTGCGCACCGGCCAGCGTGGCACC from Parazoarcus communis encodes the following:
- a CDS encoding phosphatase PAP2 family protein, with protein sequence MDAAQTPTGPTLEGRPQSRLTLIMLVSMLACAALFLLWPEIDLRTSAAFYTESSGFWGERNAFVMALYRGIPMMSNAIIIGLFIALFAYMFQRGLQGARRRIQVGYLITALILGPGLLIDVVLKDHWGRARPAKVTEFGGAATFSPAIIPSDQCGKNCSFVSGHASAGFYFVSLGFLGGVAARRRWTLIGLGLGGVFGFGRVAQGGHFLSDIVFSFYATWFAAWLAWVIFRKLGWLSDPDELAETTPG
- a CDS encoding M23 family metallopeptidase, whose product is MALVILSMGRVNRSRVRTLSSRALILIASGTLLAVAGGAFALGVGVGRAEVDTPASPLSVDHPEGRFLVDRLGEISGKLARLESEALTLAKRVGVLKGKDKSAESAAVAPAGLPAADAGKTASTQSEAAKKVVGASGGPLISLLGSTGNADGALTAFDDQGAGLTDLEYELERLSAVLFEVDRVTTELDLAQMAFPSRNPVPGGRRNSSFGTRVDPFNGRSAFHSGLDFQARAGTPIHASAGGRVVFSGYHREYGYLVEIDHGNGLVSRYAHCSRLFVKVGDVVTPLQRIAAVGSTGRSTGAHLHFEVLRNGAFVNPLRYLDNS
- the ppsA gene encoding phosphoenolpyruvate synthase, translating into MSRYVIPFVELRMTDVDKVGGKNASLGEMISQLPSSVRVPGGFATTADAYREFLAHNGLADRINAALDALNVDDVDALVKVGAEIRQWIVDTPFPAQLESEIKSAYEKITSEGEGSFAVRSSATAEDLPDASFAGQQETFLNIHGYENILHAMKEVFASLYNDRAIAYRVHKDFAHADVALSAGVQRMVRSDTGASGVMFTIDTESGFKDVVFITSSYGLGETVVQGAVNPDEFYVHKPMLALGRPAVVRRNLGSKLIQMVFADKKEAGKSVRTIDVPEADRNRFSLTDEDVLELARYAVVIEKHYGRPMDIEWGKDGVDGKLYILQARPETVKSQSSGHVMEKYRLKQYGKALTHGRAIGQKIGAGTVRVVKDASEMNRVQAGDILVTDMTDPNWEPVMKRASAIVTNRGGRTCHAAIIARELGIPAIVGCGNATDILSEGDSVTVSCAEGDTGYVYRGKLEFEVITTDMGNLPEIPVKIMMNVGNPELAFEFAQIPNGGVGLARLEFVINNMIGIHPKAILELGQVPASLRDEINRRSRGYATPKQFFIEKLVEGVATIAAAFYPKPVIVRMSDFKSNEYRKLLGGDIYEPEEENPMLGFRGASRYIAHSFRDCFEMECAAMRKVRNELGLTNVQIMIPFVRNLEEASGVVDLLAEHGLKRGVNDLKLIMMCEIPSNALLADKFLEFFDGFSIGSNDLTQLTLGLDRDSGLVAHAFDERDEAVKALLSMAIKSANRLDKYVGICGQGPSDHADFAEWLMDEGIQTISLNPDTVVSTWLSLSTHATK
- the ppsR gene encoding pyruvate, water dikinase regulatory protein; amino-acid sequence: MSNLPNRTVFFISDGTGITAETLGHSLLAQFPDARFRQVRIPFVDDLDKAIECASHIRDAFVTDGTRPIVFSTLVNPKMVEALHKADALFLELFDRFIGPLESELGQRSTHAVGRFHGIADSNDYKNRIEAINFAMAHDDGISSDGELAEADVILVGVSRSGKTPTSLYLAMQFGVKAANYPLIPEDFERNKLPGELHRYRSKLFGLTIAPERLSQIRQERRPNSRYASHDNCTYEIDAAQKLMRRENIRWLDSTTKSIEEISATILQTVRLNKPAY
- a CDS encoding DUF2863 family protein, with amino-acid sequence MKRPRIKRRGGIGRLAEQLVWLSSGLAESGCRVEDRYWEERLTGAIDSVLGNDDEDTLNGALDRLFGSESPGYDELADHIESRAESAAGIATDHDILLIAAPILAWSRFSIPATSLSASTLANLRVHLQAHVLASNTQLAIADFLFSPDQLPQGYCATAGFAGLAGRAAISGQDLHIDTAGMPETSQFLSDTRYLLAAVAVRKGEALFRWQEQDGSREQALTQWRSQGGACLAPLMPGCVLEFVLPEAYFSASRAADKASRPYSIRASVAFLGAALDAPAPKLLAVIAPFRDDEIEEYRIGFTMHGREDVLHGVVWPLLGAEDETIDVPAEIEAVLRECGVGEVRYLDHRFPLEYCEDCGAPMYPSPEGEIMHAEMPEEQTEHVPRHLH
- the msrB gene encoding peptide-methionine (R)-S-oxide reductase MsrB gives rise to the protein MSRKIEKTDAAWRELLTSIQYHVAREKGTERAFTGEYWDTWDKGEYHCVCCDAPLFASEHKFDAGCGWPSFWTAAEADNVESAEDNSHFMRRTEVLCHQCGAHLGHVFEDGPQPTGLRYCINSASIRFIPEEKSGD
- a CDS encoding alpha/beta fold hydrolase; translated protein: MSLLDNLRNLFKAPPAPVRPYRGLREGSVQCIGPHGLHRMAYTEWGDRDNPRVVICAHGLTRNGRDFDDLALALSDEYRVICPDVVGRGRSDWLGVKSDYGFPLYVSDMITLIARLNVDKVHWVGTSMGGIIGMLIASQPHSPISRLVLNDVGPVITAASLRRIGPYVGTAPVFPSMEFAEAYVREVSAPFGPLTDAQWRHLTQYTVRPVADGFAMVYDPGIGEAFRQIPIVMDIDMWDTYERVGCTTLALRGAESDLLEHETLEAMAVRGPKAKIVEFAGVGHAPMLMDPAQIAVVRDFLLQA
- a CDS encoding PQQ-dependent sugar dehydrogenase; translated protein: MLLLLVVGVAQAANPVRVTVVASGLKTPWSLAFLPDGRMLVTERPGRMRIVSPQGTVSAPIAGVPEVHARGQGGLLDVVLSPAYASDRTIFFSFAQPTKAGARTAVARAVLDSETLKLSEVKIIFAQNEAPSGGHHWGSRLVFGRDGNLFVTLGDRYSFRDRAQDLDSHMGKIVRIRPDGSVPPDNPFVGKAGALPEIWSYGHRNVQGAALHPLTGVLWAQEHGPQGGDEINEILPGRNYGWPVITYGREYVVGTRIGEGTERADVEPPRHQWTPSIAPSGMSFYTGDVYPGWKGNLFVGALKFRLLARMIEEGGKVREAERLLEDFGRRIRDVRQGPDGKLWLLEETEGSVLRLDPG
- a CDS encoding IclR family transcriptional regulator; amino-acid sequence: MLTNDNPGPSTPEPQHGGTEGRTTERVDRRGIQSIEVGGTLLQALVRNGTPMMLKDLAREAGMPPAKAHPYLVSFGKLGLIEQDPVTGRYGLGPFSLQMGLTALHALDPIKAAMPEIARLADDIQLNVAIAVWGNRGPTIIRIEECHRPIHINMRPGTVMTPLMLTATGRVFAAFLPDRITRPLVEEELSQLGAGEQPALKMSKRHVDEILSDVRKHGIARALGHPIPGINAFCAPVFDNSGALSLAITAMGPAGAFDTDWNGSTATKVLACAREISGRLGNITGAG